A stretch of the Stegostoma tigrinum isolate sSteTig4 chromosome 34, sSteTig4.hap1, whole genome shotgun sequence genome encodes the following:
- the LOC125467693 gene encoding antigen peptide transporter 1 translates to MKMTLTVPLISIPLLDVIATWTLSLAMYHWGLAEPVLALWLLSLLRVGLLAAALQACSLSRSKLPAWLQPTDLSWMLVMSGLLTPAYVSLVMAAGLSSTEMLYGLHNWSALALNYASTGLVFLLRWHFSPPGSKGQSAGEAGTKATVSRLLACMKPDIGRFLVVALFLVLSSLGEMAIPYYTGRMTDWVMNEDDPSAFSNSIIAMSLITSASALTEFFCDCAYNVTMTGIHTRIQSSVFRSVVRQEIAFFDTVHTGDITSRITTDTNTMSESLTEKLSLLMWYLMRAVFLLVFMVKLSFKLTLFSIIGMFIVGIVPKYTGRYYQKLAGEIKIDL, encoded by the exons ATGAAGATGACACTTACTGTTCCGCTGATCTCCATTCCACTGCTGGATGTTATTGCCACATGGACACTGAGCCTGGCCATGTACCACTGGGGCCTGGCTGAGCCAGTGCTCGCTCTCTGGCTGCTCTCACTGCTGCGTGTGGGCCTGCTGGCTGCCGCATTGCAGGCCTGCTCACTTTCCCGGTCCAAGCTGCCGGCCTGGCTGCAGCCCACGGATCTATCCTGGATGCTGGTCATGTCCGGCCTGCTCACACCGGCCTACGTCAGCCTGGTGATGGCCGCTGGCCTCTCCTCCACAGAGATGCTTTATGGGCTGCACAACTGGAGTGCCCTGGCCCTCAACTACGCCAGCACGGGCCTGGTCTTCTTGCTGCGCTGGCACTTCTCGCCTCCAGGCTCCAAAGGGCAGTCCGCAGGCGAGGCAGGAACCAAGGCCACCGTGTCCCGACTGCTGGCCTGTATGAAGCCCGATATCGGCCGCTTCCTCGTGGTGGCGCTGTTCCTGGTCCTGTCTTCACTGG GGGAGATGGCGATACCCTATTACACTGGCCGGATGACTGACTGGGTGATGAATGAAGACGACCCTTCAGCGTTCTCCAACTCCATCATTGCAATGTCCTTGATCACCAGCGCAAG TGCTCTGACAGAGTTTTTCTGCGACTGTGCCTACAATGTTACAATGACAGGCATCCACACACGTATTCAGAGCTCCGTGTTTCGATCAGTGGTGCGGCAGGAAATTGCTTTCTTTGACACTGTGCACACAG GTGACATCACATCCCGGATCACCACAGATACAAACACGATGAGTGAGTCGCTGACAGAGAAGTTGAGCCTATTGATGTGGTATCTGATGCGGGCTGTCTTTCTCCTGGTCTTTATGGTCAAGCTGTCCTTTAAACTGACCTTGTTCAGCATCATCGGCATGTTCATCGTCGGTATTGTCCCTAAGTACACTGGCAGATACTACCAG